One part of the Arachidicoccus terrestris genome encodes these proteins:
- the polA gene encoding DNA polymerase I, giving the protein MEKKLFLLDAMALIYRAYYALLRNPRLTSQGKNTNAQFGFTNTLLELLNKYKPTHMAVCFDTHAPTERHSDFEDYKANRQKAPEDLLDSIPDIKRIIEGFNIPCIESDGYEADDIIGTLAWQAADAGYKVFMVTPDKDYGQLLTKPGVFIYKPAYMGKKEEILTAEKICEKWDIARVEQVIDVLGLMGDAVDNIPGIPGVGEKTAAKLLKQYDSLENILEHAHEIKGALGKKVQEGKESAILSKKLATIITDVPVTFHEEDFCIKEFNQQALSDIFSELEFRSLGKRILGESFKVDVHVAVQRDLFGNVVESSTTISETTKAAGDAFLPEEEIIPLENKTIENTPHQYHLVQGDAAIKELIGTLRQYEEICFDTETTGTDANNVELVGMSFSVKAAEGYYVPVSADQAEANRQVELFSGLFSDPNITWIGQNLKYDLLVMKWYGQSFPGKIFDTMVAHYVIEPEGRRNMDLLSEKYLGYTPVSITELIGKKGKNQGNMRDVPAEKAADYAAEDADITLQLKEVFKPLIREKAVEKVFYEADLPLVKVLADMEFEGIRVDEDFLKNYSSVLESDAAIFEKQVYEAAGVHFNLASPKQLGEVLFEKLKLDPKAKKTKTGQYATGEDVLSKLAVQHKIADDILSFRELTKLRNTYVDAIPQLINPKTGRVHTSYNQTLVVTGRLSSNNPNLQNIPVRTERGKEIRKAFIPRDKDHVLFSADYSQIELRVVAAISGDKNMCEAFKSGADIHTATAAKVFGVDESEVTKEQRYKAKSVNFGIIYGQGAFGLGQNLGISRTEAKTIIDNYKTEFSGIAKYMEDTIARAQQNGYVETLLGRKAWIRDINSANFTVKGFAERVAINAPIQGTAADMIKLAMIGIHNEMQQRKLRSKMILQVHDELVFDVHKDELDELKELVLHKMQTALPLPEDVPVVAEIGTGNSWLEAH; this is encoded by the coding sequence ATGGAAAAAAAATTATTTCTATTGGATGCAATGGCCTTGATTTACAGGGCATACTATGCGTTACTACGTAATCCACGCTTAACCTCACAGGGCAAAAACACCAATGCCCAGTTTGGCTTTACAAATACCTTGCTGGAACTTTTAAATAAATACAAACCCACCCATATGGCGGTTTGTTTTGATACACATGCCCCGACTGAAAGACATAGTGATTTTGAAGATTACAAGGCAAATCGGCAAAAGGCACCGGAGGATCTGTTAGATTCCATTCCTGATATTAAAAGAATCATCGAAGGTTTTAATATACCCTGCATAGAAAGTGATGGCTATGAGGCCGATGACATCATCGGCACATTGGCTTGGCAGGCAGCAGATGCCGGTTATAAAGTCTTTATGGTAACACCAGATAAGGACTACGGTCAATTACTTACCAAACCAGGTGTATTTATATACAAGCCAGCCTATATGGGCAAAAAAGAGGAAATATTGACCGCGGAAAAAATATGTGAAAAATGGGATATCGCAAGAGTCGAACAAGTTATAGATGTCCTGGGACTTATGGGGGACGCTGTAGATAATATCCCTGGTATTCCGGGCGTGGGAGAAAAGACAGCCGCTAAACTCCTGAAACAATATGACAGCCTGGAAAACATTCTGGAGCATGCTCATGAAATCAAAGGAGCTTTGGGGAAAAAAGTTCAGGAAGGTAAAGAAAGTGCAATTCTGTCCAAAAAACTGGCAACTATTATTACAGATGTACCTGTAACTTTCCATGAAGAAGACTTCTGTATAAAAGAGTTTAATCAGCAGGCGTTATCCGACATCTTCTCTGAACTGGAATTCAGAAGCCTGGGTAAGCGTATTTTAGGAGAAAGCTTTAAGGTAGATGTTCATGTAGCGGTTCAAAGGGATTTATTTGGCAATGTAGTTGAATCCAGCACCACGATTTCAGAGACCACTAAAGCGGCCGGCGACGCATTTTTACCCGAAGAAGAAATTATCCCCCTTGAAAATAAGACAATTGAAAATACACCACATCAGTATCATCTGGTACAGGGGGATGCGGCTATTAAAGAACTTATCGGCACCTTACGGCAATATGAGGAAATTTGTTTTGATACAGAGACAACCGGCACTGATGCCAATAATGTAGAGCTGGTCGGCATGAGCTTTTCAGTTAAAGCTGCGGAAGGATATTATGTACCTGTCAGCGCAGATCAGGCAGAGGCAAATCGTCAGGTGGAGCTATTCAGCGGATTATTTTCTGATCCGAATATTACCTGGATCGGACAGAATCTCAAATATGATCTCCTCGTCATGAAGTGGTACGGACAATCCTTCCCGGGGAAGATATTTGACACCATGGTCGCTCACTATGTTATTGAGCCCGAAGGCAGAAGAAATATGGACCTGCTCAGTGAAAAGTATTTAGGTTATACACCGGTTTCTATTACAGAACTGATCGGTAAAAAGGGTAAAAACCAAGGCAATATGCGGGATGTACCTGCGGAAAAAGCGGCAGATTATGCGGCAGAAGATGCAGATATCACCCTACAGTTAAAAGAAGTATTCAAGCCCTTGATCAGAGAAAAAGCAGTAGAAAAAGTATTCTATGAAGCGGATTTACCGCTGGTAAAAGTGCTGGCTGACATGGAGTTTGAAGGGATAAGAGTAGACGAAGATTTTCTTAAAAATTATTCTTCTGTCCTGGAATCCGATGCAGCCATTTTTGAGAAACAGGTATATGAAGCCGCAGGTGTCCATTTTAACCTGGCTTCTCCAAAACAGCTGGGCGAAGTTCTCTTTGAAAAGCTAAAACTGGATCCTAAAGCCAAGAAGACAAAGACAGGCCAATACGCAACGGGAGAGGATGTATTATCCAAACTGGCTGTCCAACATAAGATTGCTGATGACATCTTAAGCTTCCGAGAGTTGACCAAGTTGCGAAACACCTATGTAGATGCTATACCACAACTGATCAATCCTAAAACTGGGCGCGTACATACATCTTACAACCAGACCTTGGTTGTAACTGGAAGACTGAGCAGCAATAATCCGAATTTGCAAAATATTCCGGTTCGTACCGAAAGAGGTAAAGAAATAAGAAAGGCTTTTATACCCCGCGATAAAGATCATGTATTGTTCAGTGCAGACTATTCACAGATTGAGCTCAGAGTGGTCGCAGCCATCAGTGGAGATAAAAATATGTGTGAAGCTTTTAAGAGCGGTGCAGATATTCACACAGCCACAGCCGCAAAGGTCTTTGGCGTGGACGAATCTGAGGTAACCAAAGAACAGCGTTATAAAGCCAAAAGCGTCAATTTTGGTATTATTTATGGTCAAGGGGCATTTGGTTTGGGCCAGAACCTGGGAATCTCGCGAACGGAAGCCAAAACGATAATTGACAACTATAAAACCGAGTTTTCAGGTATCGCAAAATATATGGAAGACACCATTGCCAGAGCTCAGCAAAACGGCTATGTAGAAACTCTGCTGGGCAGAAAGGCCTGGATCCGGGATATTAATTCGGCGAACTTTACAGTCAAAGGTTTTGCAGAAAGAGTGGCTATTAATGCACCCATTCAGGGCACAGC
- a CDS encoding VOC family protein: protein MRINHLNLVVNDVQKTTVFFETYFDFQCKVVKGDNIIAVLQNPDKFSLVIMQSKTGDTDYPKDFHIGFMLDSPDEVDDLHRKLLSGKNKIDQFPKNIRNSYGFYFYFDNLFIEIGHHFAEAK, encoded by the coding sequence ATGAGAATTAATCATCTCAATCTGGTCGTTAACGATGTACAGAAAACCACCGTCTTTTTTGAGACTTATTTTGATTTCCAGTGTAAAGTTGTAAAAGGTGACAATATCATTGCCGTGCTGCAAAATCCCGATAAGTTCTCGCTGGTAATCATGCAGAGTAAAACCGGTGACACGGATTATCCAAAAGACTTCCATATTGGTTTCATGTTGGACAGTCCGGATGAAGTGGACGACCTTCACCGAAAACTGTTAAGCGGGAAAAATAAAATAGATCAATTCCCCAAAAATATAAGGAATAGTTATGGTTTCTACTTCTACTTTGACAATCTATTTATTGAAATCGGGCATCATTTTGCAGAAGCGAAATAG
- a CDS encoding TetR/AcrR family transcriptional regulator — MRLKDENKEIVIRKKAMEMIVNEGFDGLSMQKLAKRANISPSTIYVYFDSREELVNRLYSEVQEKFEKDALHNFSENLRFKEGLWLQWKNRLTNIIQNPLAYQFYEQFRNSPLIHQKNMKPAAFIKAMQAFTYNAVHNKEIVDLPPEIFWAVAYGPFYTLVKFHLDKATMAGTAFSLTEQKLWQCFELVMKALTFESTEK, encoded by the coding sequence ATGAGACTAAAAGACGAAAATAAGGAGATCGTTATCCGGAAAAAGGCGATGGAAATGATTGTGAATGAGGGATTTGACGGCTTGAGTATGCAGAAGCTGGCTAAACGAGCTAATATTTCTCCGTCCACCATTTATGTATATTTTGATAGCAGAGAGGAGCTGGTAAATAGACTTTACAGCGAGGTGCAGGAAAAATTCGAAAAAGACGCATTGCATAATTTCTCTGAAAATCTAAGATTTAAAGAAGGATTGTGGCTGCAATGGAAAAACCGACTTACCAATATCATTCAAAATCCCTTAGCTTACCAGTTTTACGAACAATTCAGGAACTCGCCGCTTATACATCAAAAAAATATGAAACCGGCAGCTTTCATAAAGGCAATGCAAGCTTTTACTTATAACGCCGTACATAACAAAGAAATAGTGGATTTACCCCCAGAAATATTCTGGGCTGTCGCTTATGGTCCTTTTTATACGTTGGTAAAATTTCATCTGGATAAAGCAACTATGGCTGGCACAGCGTTTTCTCTTACCGAGCAAAAACTATGGCAATGCTTTGAATTGGTCATGAAAGCCCTAACATTTGAATCTACAGAAAAATAG
- a CDS encoding TonB-dependent receptor, protein MKRFCVILCPLLGVVLMGLMPLLSEAQQVVLEGRIINTDRQPVESATVRFQEINKNDSGKIIADNNGHFSLRLQKHSKYKITIEAIGYEPSSPEIRTSNGLLDKVFFLTPITKALDPLEVRAIRAADHAPFAKTNINAAEIQEKNLGRDLPYLLNQTPGVVVNSDAGNGIGYTGIHIRGSDASRTNVTLNGIPYNDAESSGSYFVDMPDIASSINSIQVQRGVGTSSNGAGAFGATINISTNQVHQLPYATLSNSYGSYNSWKNTVAAGSGLIDGKFTADIRLSHISSDGYIDRASSKLESLLFSTAYVGKNTTVRFNFITGKEKTYQAWNGVPQDHIKDDPTYNELGYIEATDSYYANQTDNYTQSHYQLFINHSFNAAWSFSLASFLTRGIGYYEEYENNENYTDYGIKPVDTLSTDLIRRKYLDNYFYGQTFSLQWKQTNDLFTLGGAWTNYDGGHYGRVIWAANGGMTPEYEYYNTPAYKYDKNVYLKWMHDFADYWHLFADMQYRHVWHKMKGFSGHPDLKVERKFDFYNPKVGISYAKNGYNAYLSYALANKEPNRDDFEAGLTHQPKREQLHDFELGMEKKAGKYFYAIGLYYMRYKDQLVLTGQLNDVGEATRINVPNSYRAGIELQANYKFVNWMDAAFNLSLSKNKIDKYTAYYTAYDNDWNELDPIIETQHNTDIAYSPNIVGGASISFHPVDAMTLSLEGKYVGRQYVDNTQNKDRSLEGYYNQDIRVVYQLSGNWFKRFQLIGQVYNLFSTKYFTNGATYPEYEGGAINNWLYYFPAAPIHFMAGVQMDL, encoded by the coding sequence ATGAAAAGGTTCTGTGTTATCTTGTGCCCGCTATTAGGTGTTGTATTAATGGGTTTGATGCCATTGCTTTCCGAAGCACAACAGGTTGTCTTAGAAGGTCGTATTATAAATACAGACAGGCAACCGGTAGAAAGCGCAACGGTCAGATTTCAGGAAATCAATAAGAATGATTCTGGTAAGATAATAGCAGATAACAACGGACATTTTTCACTGCGGCTCCAAAAACACAGTAAATACAAAATCACGATAGAAGCTATTGGTTATGAGCCCTCTTCACCCGAAATCCGGACCAGTAACGGCCTACTGGATAAGGTGTTCTTTTTGACGCCTATAACAAAGGCACTGGACCCGCTGGAAGTAAGGGCTATAAGAGCAGCCGATCATGCCCCGTTTGCCAAAACCAATATCAATGCGGCAGAAATACAGGAAAAGAATCTGGGCCGGGATCTGCCATATCTGTTAAACCAGACGCCAGGCGTAGTTGTCAATTCTGATGCCGGTAATGGGATCGGGTATACCGGTATCCATATCCGAGGTTCCGACGCTTCGAGAACCAATGTTACACTCAATGGCATTCCTTATAATGATGCCGAGAGCTCCGGATCTTATTTCGTTGATATGCCAGACATTGCTTCTTCAATTAACTCTATACAAGTTCAAAGAGGTGTAGGCACTTCGTCAAATGGGGCAGGTGCATTTGGAGCCACTATAAATATCAGCACCAACCAGGTTCATCAACTTCCCTATGCTACGCTTAGCAATAGCTATGGCTCCTATAATAGCTGGAAAAATACGGTGGCAGCCGGGAGCGGACTGATTGACGGTAAATTCACGGCAGACATCAGATTAAGCCATATCAGCAGTGACGGTTATATTGACCGCGCCTCCAGTAAACTGGAATCCCTGTTATTCTCAACAGCATATGTAGGGAAAAACACCACTGTTCGCTTCAACTTTATCACCGGTAAAGAAAAGACCTACCAGGCCTGGAACGGCGTTCCCCAAGACCATATCAAAGATGATCCTACCTATAATGAATTGGGGTATATTGAGGCTACCGATTCTTATTACGCCAATCAAACTGATAATTATACACAAAGTCACTATCAGCTCTTTATCAATCACTCTTTTAACGCTGCATGGTCCTTTAGTTTAGCCTCCTTCCTGACCAGAGGGATCGGCTATTATGAAGAGTATGAAAATAATGAAAATTACACAGATTACGGTATCAAACCAGTAGATACCTTATCCACAGACCTCATCCGAAGAAAATATTTAGATAATTATTTTTATGGACAAACTTTTTCATTGCAATGGAAACAGACAAATGACCTGTTCACTTTAGGAGGGGCCTGGACCAATTATGATGGCGGGCATTACGGGCGGGTCATATGGGCAGCCAATGGAGGTATGACACCTGAGTATGAATATTACAATACGCCTGCTTATAAATATGACAAGAATGTGTATCTGAAATGGATGCATGATTTTGCCGACTATTGGCATTTATTCGCAGATATGCAATACCGTCATGTATGGCACAAAATGAAAGGTTTTAGCGGGCATCCGGATTTAAAAGTGGAAAGAAAATTTGATTTCTACAACCCAAAAGTGGGTATCTCTTACGCCAAAAATGGCTACAATGCCTATCTGAGCTACGCCCTGGCCAACAAAGAGCCTAATCGGGATGACTTCGAGGCAGGTCTGACACACCAACCCAAAAGAGAGCAATTACACGATTTTGAATTGGGAATGGAAAAAAAAGCCGGTAAATACTTTTATGCTATAGGCCTATATTATATGCGTTATAAGGATCAGCTGGTGTTAACCGGTCAATTAAATGATGTAGGAGAAGCCACAAGAATTAATGTACCAAACAGCTACCGTGCAGGTATTGAACTCCAGGCTAATTACAAATTTGTCAATTGGATGGATGCGGCATTTAACTTGTCTCTCAGCAAAAATAAGATCGATAAGTACACCGCTTATTATACGGCCTATGACAACGACTGGAATGAGTTGGACCCCATTATTGAAACCCAACACAATACGGACATCGCTTATTCTCCTAATATCGTAGGAGGTGCCAGCATTAGTTTTCATCCAGTTGATGCAATGACGCTGTCCCTGGAAGGAAAATATGTTGGCAGACAATATGTAGATAATACACAAAACAAAGACCGCAGTCTGGAAGGATATTACAATCAGGATATCAGAGTCGTCTATCAATTGAGTGGCAACTGGTTTAAACGGTTTCAACTGATAGGGCAGGTCTATAACCTGTTCAGCACAAAATACTTTACAAACGGAGCCACCTATCCGGAATATGAGGGCGGTGCCATCAACAATTGGCTATACTATTTCCCGGCAGCGCCTATTCATTTTATGGCGGGGGTTCAGATGGATTTATAA